The following proteins are encoded in a genomic region of Clostridium kluyveri:
- the trhA gene encoding PAQR family membrane homeostasis protein TrhA, whose product MYNEVKLYTRGEEIANAITHGIAALLSIAGMVLLIVFSSKMGDKWYVISYTIYGISMFILYLGSTLYHSITNPKAKRVFRIIDHSSIYLLIAGTYTPFTLTILRDSVGWLIFWIVWIMALLGIIMKVFWVGKYDVVSTLIYIFMGWIIIFAIKILLVKLSTAAIVLLVSGGIIYTLGALLYMFNKIPYNHAIWHLFVIAGTSCHFFCILLYLFPN is encoded by the coding sequence TTGTATAATGAAGTTAAATTATATACAAGAGGAGAGGAAATAGCAAATGCCATAACCCATGGTATAGCTGCACTTTTATCCATAGCAGGAATGGTTCTCTTAATCGTATTTTCAAGTAAAATGGGCGATAAATGGTATGTGATAAGTTATACAATTTATGGAATCTCCATGTTTATACTATATCTTGGCTCTACCTTATATCACAGCATAACCAACCCAAAAGCTAAAAGGGTTTTTAGAATAATTGACCATTCTTCCATTTATCTTTTAATAGCTGGAACATATACTCCTTTTACATTGACAATTTTAAGAGATTCTGTAGGTTGGCTGATATTTTGGATAGTATGGATTATGGCGTTACTTGGAATAATAATGAAGGTATTTTGGGTAGGTAAATACGATGTTGTGTCCACCCTGATATATATATTTATGGGCTGGATAATAATTTTTGCCATAAAAATACTTTTGGTAAAGTTATCCACAGCGGCAATAGTTCTTTTGGTTTCAGGAGGAATCATATATACATTAGGTGCTCTTTTATATATGTTTAACAAAATACCTTACAATCATGCTATATGGCATCTCTTTGTTATAGCGGGAACTTCATGCCATTTCTTTTGTATACTTTTATATTTATTTCCCAATTAA
- the dtd gene encoding D-aminoacyl-tRNA deacylase, whose protein sequence is MRAVVQRVKRSKVEVDGKIIGEIGKGLNVLLGISVEDKKEDISYMKDKILNLRIFEDEEGKLNKSLLDVQGELLIISQFTLYGDCRKGRRPSFIRALGGEKASILYNEFIDQCRDLVHDVQTGEFGADMLVSIENDGPVTIMIDSEKIF, encoded by the coding sequence GTGCGAGCAGTAGTTCAAAGGGTAAAAAGATCCAAAGTTGAAGTGGATGGAAAAATTATAGGTGAAATAGGAAAAGGGTTAAATGTACTTTTGGGTATATCTGTAGAAGATAAAAAAGAAGATATATCCTATATGAAAGATAAGATATTAAATCTTAGAATATTTGAAGATGAAGAGGGAAAACTCAATAAATCTCTTCTGGACGTTCAAGGAGAATTACTTATAATTTCTCAATTCACATTATACGGAGATTGCAGAAAAGGCAGAAGACCCAGCTTTATAAGAGCTTTAGGGGGAGAAAAGGCAAGTATCCTCTACAATGAATTTATAGATCAGTGTAGGGATTTAGTCCATGATGTTCAAACAGGAGAATTTGGAGCAGATATGCTGGTTTCTATAGAAAATGACGGTCCGGTAACTATTATGATAGACAGTGAGAAAATTTTTTAA
- a CDS encoding protein kinase encodes MKNLQDHYEGIPVDLRSCKYLGRGHSGQVYLMPDKKVLKVFNSSHSCKREFDILKSVEGSPHFPKAYEMDKYYMIREYVGGTNVKDYLIKHGLSRSFVIRVIELIDDMKKLGFTKLEMRFPHLFVQKDGSLMLIDPRKSYVQDIPYPKSFLRKLKKMGLLQEFIKILNEERPDMDFGVYSHKVI; translated from the coding sequence GTGAAAAATTTACAGGACCATTATGAAGGTATCCCAGTTGATTTAAGATCTTGCAAGTATTTAGGGAGAGGGCATAGTGGACAAGTATATTTAATGCCAGACAAAAAAGTTTTAAAAGTATTCAATAGTTCACACAGCTGTAAACGTGAATTTGATATATTAAAATCTGTAGAAGGAAGTCCTCACTTTCCCAAGGCTTATGAAATGGACAAGTATTATATGATTAGAGAATACGTGGGGGGAACTAATGTAAAAGATTATCTTATAAAGCATGGTTTAAGTAGGTCCTTTGTTATAAGAGTGATAGAGCTTATTGATGATATGAAGAAGCTAGGTTTTACAAAGCTGGAAATGAGATTTCCTCATCTATTTGTTCAAAAAGATGGGTCACTTATGTTAATAGATCCAAGAAAAAGCTATGTTCAGGATATACCTTATCCAAAATCTTTTTTAAGAAAGTTAAAAAAAATGGGGCTATTACAAGAATTTATAAAAATATTGAATGAAGAGAGACCTGATATGGACTTTGGAGTTTATTCCCATAAAGTAATATAA
- the hisS gene encoding histidine--tRNA ligase has translation MAIQAPKGTKDILPTESYKWHYLEDKFKNIADSYGYREIRTPVFEYTELFQRGVGETTDVVQKEMYTFLDRAGRSLTLKPEGTSPAVRAFVEGSLYNEAQPTKLFYFTPVLRYENVQKGRLREHHQFGIEAFGSKEASLDAEVISLAMRIYEELGVEGIELNINSIGCSKCRKEYNDILKAFLQEQYDNICDTCKTRFHKNPMRILDCKEKSCREIVKDAPLMLHHLCDECSEHFESLKMYLEGLGIGYRINPLIVRGLDYYSKTVFEIINKNITICGGGRYDYLIEEVGGPKMPAVGFGMGIERTLLTLSENGIEIPKLPYIDLYIGVIGDKARIKALTLTNKLREKNVRCEYDHMNRSVKAEMKYANKINARFTVVLGENEIESGTAKFKRMEDGQQFEISLEDLSAILNLTRM, from the coding sequence ATGGCTATACAAGCACCCAAAGGTACAAAAGATATATTACCTACGGAGTCTTATAAATGGCACTATTTAGAAGATAAATTCAAAAATATAGCTGATTCTTATGGATATAGAGAAATAAGGACCCCTGTATTTGAATATACAGAACTTTTTCAAAGGGGAGTAGGGGAAACTACCGATGTAGTACAAAAAGAAATGTATACATTTCTAGACAGGGCAGGAAGGAGCCTTACCCTAAAACCAGAAGGTACATCTCCTGCAGTAAGGGCCTTTGTAGAAGGTAGTTTGTACAATGAGGCACAGCCCACAAAATTATTTTACTTTACGCCAGTTTTAAGATATGAAAATGTTCAAAAGGGAAGACTTAGAGAACATCATCAATTTGGCATAGAAGCTTTTGGTTCCAAAGAAGCTTCACTGGATGCAGAAGTAATAAGTCTTGCCATGAGAATTTATGAGGAGCTTGGAGTAGAGGGAATAGAACTCAATATAAACAGTATAGGTTGTTCCAAATGTAGAAAGGAATATAATGATATATTGAAGGCTTTTTTACAGGAGCAATATGACAATATCTGTGATACCTGTAAAACCAGATTCCATAAAAATCCTATGAGAATATTGGATTGCAAGGAGAAAAGCTGCAGGGAAATAGTTAAAGATGCACCTTTGATGCTTCACCACTTGTGTGATGAGTGCAGTGAGCATTTTGAAAGTCTTAAGATGTACCTTGAAGGTCTTGGAATAGGGTATAGAATAAATCCCCTAATAGTAAGAGGACTTGACTACTATAGTAAAACCGTATTTGAAATAATAAATAAGAATATAACCATATGCGGCGGGGGAAGATATGATTATCTTATAGAAGAAGTTGGAGGACCTAAAATGCCTGCAGTAGGCTTTGGCATGGGAATAGAAAGAACACTTCTTACGCTTAGTGAAAATGGTATAGAAATACCCAAACTTCCCTATATAGATTTATATATAGGAGTTATTGGAGATAAGGCCAGAATAAAGGCTTTAACGCTGACAAATAAATTAAGAGAAAAAAATGTAAGATGTGAATATGACCATATGAATAGAAGTGTAAAGGCAGAAATGAAATATGCCAATAAGATAAATGCAAGGTTTACAGTTGTACTGGGTGAAAATGAAATTGAATCTGGTACTGCCAAATTCAAGAGAATGGAAGACGGGCAGCAGTTTGAAATCAGTTTGGAAGATTTAAGTGCAATTTTAAATTTAACCAGGATGTAG
- a CDS encoding coproporphyrinogen III oxidase: MEVKVKLNCEKHRYHIFQIINLFCEFSNIIFVEKDNWDFNIEILVDRVIIKHDNEIYEGKFESCLKEKENIRKIIFLYFSDRTCKKLPWGTLIGIRPSKIALELIEKGENYEGIVEYFRNHFCCERRKAELCINVAAKEKDLVNTCSRNISVYVGMPFCPTRCLYCSFTSNPIENFKDLVEPYIESLIYEIRQISSYIKKNKLNIECIYFGGGTPTSVDDEKFKKIICEIYNNFVHGHRIEEFNVECGRPDSITLNKLKTMKKYGVNRISINPQTMNDSTLKFIGRNHRVEDIKEKFHMARECGFNNINMDIIVGLPGEGIEHIDKTCIEIEKLSPDSLTVHGMSVKRGSKLYENMINNTKYLAPDAVELNLMYERTARAAETLNMEPYYLYRQKNMVGNMENIGYAAGHNFGLYNIEMIEERQTIIGCGADAVTKVVFLEENRLERHGNIKDVKEYVNRTEEMVRKKIMLLNTLYGNFPIS; the protein is encoded by the coding sequence ATGGAAGTGAAGGTTAAATTAAATTGTGAGAAGCATAGATATCATATTTTTCAAATAATAAATTTATTCTGTGAGTTTTCAAATATAATTTTTGTAGAAAAGGATAATTGGGATTTTAATATAGAAATATTAGTAGATAGAGTTATAATAAAACATGATAATGAGATTTATGAAGGTAAATTTGAAAGCTGCTTAAAAGAAAAGGAAAATATAAGAAAGATAATATTTCTATATTTTAGTGATAGAACCTGCAAAAAATTGCCCTGGGGAACTTTGATCGGCATAAGGCCAAGTAAAATAGCACTGGAACTTATAGAAAAAGGGGAAAATTACGAAGGTATAGTTGAATACTTTCGTAATCATTTTTGTTGTGAAAGACGCAAAGCAGAGCTTTGTATAAATGTAGCGGCAAAGGAAAAAGACCTGGTGAATACATGCAGCAGGAATATAAGTGTATATGTGGGAATGCCCTTTTGTCCTACCAGATGTCTTTACTGTTCTTTTACTTCCAATCCTATTGAAAATTTTAAGGATTTAGTAGAACCCTATATTGAAAGTTTGATCTATGAAATAAGGCAGATTTCAAGCTATATTAAAAAAAACAAATTGAATATAGAATGTATATATTTTGGAGGAGGTACCCCTACTTCTGTTGATGATGAAAAGTTCAAAAAAATAATCTGTGAAATATATAATAATTTTGTACATGGACATAGAATAGAAGAGTTTAATGTAGAGTGCGGAAGACCTGACAGTATAACTTTAAATAAATTGAAAACCATGAAAAAATATGGAGTGAACAGGATAAGTATAAACCCGCAGACCATGAATGACAGTACTCTTAAATTTATTGGTAGAAATCACAGGGTAGAGGATATAAAAGAAAAATTTCATATGGCAAGAGAGTGTGGGTTTAACAATATAAATATGGATATAATTGTGGGACTTCCAGGAGAAGGGATTGAGCATATAGACAAAACTTGCATTGAAATAGAAAAACTTTCTCCAGACAGCTTGACAGTACATGGCATGTCTGTAAAAAGAGGATCCAAACTTTATGAAAATATGATAAATAATACGAAATATTTAGCTCCAGATGCAGTAGAATTAAATCTTATGTATGAAAGAACAGCCAGGGCTGCTGAGACTTTAAATATGGAACCCTATTATTTATACAGACAAAAAAACATGGTGGGTAATATGGAGAATATAGGGTACGCTGCAGGGCACAATTTTGGACTCTATAATATAGAAATGATTGAGGAGAGACAGACTATAATAGGCTGTGGAGCTGATGCTGTTACCAAAGTGGTATTTTTAGAGGAAAACAGATTAGAAAGACATGGAAATATAAAAGATGTAAAAGAATATGTAAATAGAACAGAGGAAATGGTAAGAAAAAAGATAATGCTTTTAAATACTCTTTATGGAAACTTTCCAATTTCATAG
- a CDS encoding RNA-guided endonuclease InsQ/TnpB family protein, translated as MITSMKVRLEPNNKQIAKLFQCSGTARFIYNWTLARQEENYKNGGKFISDSDLRKEITQLKKTEQYQWLNSISNNVAKQAVKDGCEAYKKFFKGLADKPGFKSRRKSKPSFYNDVIKIKFSSTHVQLEKLGKVKLSEYGRIPTGVKYSNPRISFNGVHWYISVGIESIQESVELTGESIGIDLGIKDLAICSNREEPYKSINKTKRVKKLEKKMRRLQRKVSNKYQLNKKGGSYVKTSNIVKLEKNIIKLHKSLDNIRTDYRHKVTTEIVKTKPSRIVMESLNVKGMMKNRHLSKVVAKQGFFEFKTMIQYKAEKYGIEFVEADKWFASSKTCSACGYIKPKLSLSERTFVCEHCGSAIDRDKNASINLSRYKVA; from the coding sequence ATGATAACATCAATGAAGGTTAGATTGGAACCGAATAATAAACAAATTGCTAAGTTGTTTCAATGTTCTGGTACTGCAAGATTCATTTATAATTGGACCTTGGCAAGACAAGAAGAAAACTATAAAAATGGTGGTAAGTTCATATCAGATAGTGATTTAAGAAAAGAAATAACTCAATTAAAGAAAACAGAGCAATATCAATGGTTAAATTCTATTAGCAATAATGTAGCTAAACAAGCTGTTAAAGATGGTTGTGAAGCTTATAAGAAGTTCTTCAAGGGATTAGCTGATAAACCAGGTTTTAAGAGCAGAAGAAAGTCTAAACCTTCTTTCTATAATGATGTTATTAAAATCAAGTTTAGTTCAACTCACGTACAATTAGAGAAATTAGGCAAGGTTAAGTTATCAGAGTATGGCAGAATACCGACAGGCGTGAAGTACAGTAATCCGAGAATCAGTTTTAATGGCGTACATTGGTATATTTCAGTAGGTATAGAATCAATCCAAGAATCAGTAGAACTAACTGGCGAAAGCATAGGGATAGACCTTGGAATCAAGGATTTAGCTATATGTTCAAATAGAGAAGAACCATATAAGAGTATCAATAAAACTAAAAGAGTTAAGAAATTAGAGAAGAAAATGCGTAGATTGCAGCGTAAGGTATCTAATAAATACCAACTAAATAAAAAAGGAGGAAGTTACGTTAAAACAAGCAATATTGTAAAACTTGAAAAGAATATTATAAAGTTACACAAGAGTCTTGATAACATCAGAACTGACTATAGACATAAGGTGACTACAGAGATAGTGAAAACCAAGCCTTCTCGAATAGTTATGGAAAGTCTAAATGTAAAAGGCATGATGAAAAATCGTCATTTATCGAAAGTGGTGGCAAAGCAAGGATTCTTTGAATTTAAAACCATGATTCAGTACAAAGCTGAAAAATACGGTATTGAATTTGTAGAAGCTGATAAGTGGTTTGCTTCATCGAAAACTTGTAGTGCGTGTGGATATATTAAACCTAAA
- a CDS encoding DMT family transporter, with protein MGYLYIILAAVAFSTMEIAGKVISDVINPFQLNFLRFLIGGLILLPPAIKVLKNKGIKLNRKDFGYFIITGLLCVVISMSFFQLAIVYTKASTVAIIFSTNPVFTIPFAYFILKEDLKKATIFSLVLSLIGIVCILNPFQASQGGDVKGIILCVIAALTFSIYSVIGKMKSSRYGSIVMNCMTFLVGDIIMLILIGISKLSIFKNAVSNSSFRILSDIPVFQGITYSNIFIIIYLGVVVTGLGYLFYFLAMDNTSASTASIVFFIKPALAPILALILLGESMPANTIIGVLFILAGSLMTFTFTERKSGIEDKVKISD; from the coding sequence ATGGGATATCTGTATATCATTTTAGCTGCTGTAGCCTTCAGTACTATGGAAATAGCAGGTAAAGTAATTTCTGACGTTATAAATCCATTTCAGCTGAATTTTTTAAGATTTTTAATAGGCGGACTTATATTGTTACCACCTGCCATTAAAGTACTTAAAAATAAAGGTATAAAATTAAATAGAAAAGATTTTGGGTATTTTATTATAACGGGGCTATTATGTGTTGTAATTAGCATGTCTTTTTTTCAACTTGCCATAGTCTACACAAAAGCTTCTACTGTTGCTATAATATTTAGTACAAACCCTGTATTTACAATTCCTTTTGCGTATTTTATCTTAAAAGAAGACTTAAAGAAGGCCACTATTTTTTCTCTGGTGTTAAGTCTGATTGGAATAGTATGTATTTTAAATCCCTTCCAAGCATCACAGGGTGGAGATGTTAAAGGAATAATATTATGTGTAATAGCTGCCCTTACATTTTCAATATACAGTGTAATAGGTAAAATGAAATCTTCACGATATGGAAGTATAGTCATGAACTGTATGACATTCCTGGTAGGAGACATAATAATGTTGATTTTAATAGGTATTTCTAAGCTTTCAATATTTAAAAATGCAGTTTCAAACAGCAGTTTTCGTATTCTTTCAGATATTCCAGTATTTCAGGGCATAACCTATTCAAATATATTCATTATAATATATTTAGGTGTAGTTGTCACAGGACTTGGATATCTATTTTATTTTCTTGCAATGGATAATACCTCTGCATCCACTGCATCTATAGTATTTTTTATAAAGCCGGCTCTTGCTCCTATTCTTGCACTAATATTGCTAGGAGAGAGTATGCCAGCCAATACCATAATAGGGGTGTTATTTATATTAGCTGGTTCCCTTATGACATTTACATTTACAGAAAGAAAGAGTGGCATTGAAGATAAAGTTAAAATAAGTGATTGA
- a CDS encoding MEDS domain-containing protein: protein MYKNNIFGFNSSFYYFGLQHLVLNMYNYIKDGIDKNEKIYVCMAPEVYNELASYLSDIYGFSYVENFHIHKIIGCYNKLELNEIRAKLSKHIDEIVENGYSGVRFIIQADYMILSSSRECFMDFNKSVLYIILGLKASFMSLYDFEDYLKHKYIIDDEVISESYRVHSHRLYNGNLKNCRGLSHSK from the coding sequence ATGTATAAAAATAATATTTTTGGATTTAATTCTTCTTTTTACTATTTTGGATTACAACATTTAGTTTTAAACATGTATAACTATATTAAAGATGGTATTGATAAAAATGAAAAAATATATGTGTGCATGGCTCCTGAGGTATACAATGAATTAGCAAGCTATTTATCAGATATATATGGATTTAGTTATGTAGAAAATTTTCATATACATAAGATTATTGGTTGTTATAACAAACTGGAGCTAAATGAAATAAGAGCAAAGCTTTCAAAGCATATAGATGAAATTGTTGAAAATGGTTATTCAGGAGTCAGGTTTATCATACAAGCAGATTATATGATTTTAAGCAGTTCCAGGGAATGTTTTATGGACTTTAATAAATCTGTATTGTATATAATCTTGGGATTGAAGGCTTCTTTTATGAGTCTATATGATTTCGAAGATTATTTAAAGCACAAATATATAATAGATGACGAGGTTATTTCGGAATCCTATAGAGTTCATTCCCATAGGCTCTATAATGGAAATCTGAAAAATTGCCGTGGACTCTCTCATTCAAAATAA
- a CDS encoding MBL fold metallo-hydrolase, with translation MKIKSLVVGSYGTNCYILIDEGSLQCAVIDPGGDAPQIIKAVEDSKCKVKYILLTHGHIDHTGAVVEVKNKYNAPVAISEKDYKMVQQGAFVYGNIGNEAPLYIKDNQIFEIGDIKLKAIYTPGHTPGGVSFLTDKVIFSGDTLFQGSIGRTDFPGGDFETIIDSIKTKIIVLPNETVVLSGHGPKTFVGEEKMHNPFL, from the coding sequence ATGAAAATAAAAAGTTTGGTTGTGGGATCTTATGGGACTAATTGCTATATATTAATAGATGAGGGCAGCTTGCAGTGTGCGGTAATTGATCCAGGTGGAGATGCCCCGCAGATAATAAAAGCTGTGGAGGATTCAAAATGTAAAGTTAAATATATACTGCTGACCCATGGACATATAGACCATACAGGTGCCGTAGTAGAAGTGAAAAACAAATATAATGCCCCTGTAGCAATAAGTGAAAAGGATTATAAAATGGTGCAGCAGGGAGCTTTTGTATATGGGAATATAGGAAATGAGGCCCCACTCTATATTAAAGACAATCAGATATTCGAAATTGGAGATATAAAGTTAAAGGCTATTTATACACCTGGGCATACTCCAGGGGGGGTAAGCTTTTTAACGGATAAAGTAATATTTTCAGGAGATACACTGTTTCAAGGTTCCATTGGAAGAACTGATTTTCCAGGGGGAGATTTTGAAACAATTATAGATAGCATAAAAACTAAAATTATAGTTTTACCAAATGAAACTGTAGTGTTATCAGGTCATGGACCTAAGACCTTTGTAGGGGAGGAAAAGATGCATAATCCTTTTCTGTAA
- a CDS encoding DUF6483 family protein translates to MLKRSITDELIKKFEELLEQIIYNKKNKNYTKALDLIDDAFKYIFRLSIKFFNSFSTENLLEIIKSDGTINADKYIMMGKLLKEEGDILENQHKEQYAFYIYEKSLNLFLNAFLIKNDHCDLENYFSDIDPIIIKVSPYKLSRDIENRLIEYYLKVGSFDKAEDILYEILKDSDFSKECLKNAVEFYETLLLKSENELNRGNLPREEIIESRNSLNEKLLKNK, encoded by the coding sequence ATGTTAAAAAGAAGCATAACAGATGAATTGATTAAAAAATTTGAAGAATTGTTAGAACAGATAATTTATAATAAAAAAAATAAAAATTATACAAAGGCCCTGGATTTGATAGATGATGCCTTTAAGTATATATTCAGACTTAGTATAAAATTTTTTAATTCTTTTTCTACAGAAAACTTGCTTGAAATAATAAAAAGTGATGGAACTATAAATGCAGATAAATATATAATGATGGGCAAACTATTAAAAGAAGAAGGGGATATTTTAGAAAATCAGCATAAAGAACAGTATGCTTTTTACATATATGAAAAATCTTTAAATCTTTTTTTAAATGCCTTTTTAATTAAAAATGATCACTGTGATTTAGAAAACTATTTTTCAGATATTGACCCCATTATAATTAAGGTTTCCCCTTATAAACTATCCCGGGATATCGAAAATAGGCTGATAGAATATTACTTGAAAGTTGGCAGCTTTGATAAGGCGGAGGATATATTGTATGAAATACTAAAAGACAGTGATTTTTCTAAAGAGTGTTTAAAAAATGCTGTAGAGTTCTATGAAACCCTACTTTTAAAAAGCGAAAATGAACTGAACAGAGGTAATCTACCCCGGGAAGAAATAATTGAATCACGAAATTCTTTAAATGAAAAATTACTAAAAAATAAATGA
- the aspS gene encoding aspartate--tRNA ligase, whose translation MGEELKTLKRTCMCGGLTEANIGDRITVMGWVQRKRNLGGLVFVDLRDRTGILQIVFGEAINKEAFEKSDSVKSEYCIAAVGTIVKRESPNMEIPTGMIELKGEYIKIFSESETPPIYIKENLDAAENIRLKYRYLDLRRPDMQRIFMLRHKTAKVIRDFLDEQGFLEIETPILGKSTPEGARDYLVPSRNYKGKYYALPQSPQLFKQLLMVSGYDRYFQIAKCFRDEDLRANRQPEFTQVDLEISFVDQEEVMDLNERLIQRVFKQIRGVDVKLPIERMTYKTAMDKYGSDKPDLRFGMEINDISEVVKGVDFKVFQNALENGGSVRAIKVTGSAALGRKQLDKLVEFVKTYGASGLIWMAYKKEGIKCSISKFLTEEDTQNILNKMEAAEGDLILIAADKDKVVFESLGALRIHMAKQTGILEGNNDFKFVWITEFPLLSYNEEENRYQAEHHPFVMPMDEDIQYLESNPEKVRAKAYDIVLNGEELGGGSIRIHDTKLQEKMFGAIGISKDTAWNKFGYFLEALKFGPPPHGGLAYGFDRMIMFLAGTDNIKDVIAFPKNQNAFCPLTEAPNSVDKSQLKDLGIEVK comes from the coding sequence ATGGGAGAAGAATTAAAAACACTTAAGAGAACCTGTATGTGCGGGGGGTTAACAGAAGCAAATATAGGGGATAGAATTACTGTTATGGGCTGGGTTCAGAGAAAGAGAAATTTGGGAGGTCTTGTATTTGTAGACTTAAGAGATAGGACAGGAATACTTCAAATAGTATTTGGAGAAGCAATAAATAAGGAGGCCTTTGAAAAATCAGATAGTGTAAAGTCAGAATACTGTATAGCTGCAGTAGGGACTATTGTAAAAAGGGAATCTCCCAATATGGAAATTCCAACGGGGATGATAGAATTAAAAGGAGAATATATAAAAATATTTTCAGAGTCTGAAACTCCTCCGATATACATAAAAGAAAATTTAGATGCAGCTGAAAATATAAGACTTAAGTATAGGTATCTTGATTTAAGAAGACCGGATATGCAGAGAATATTTATGTTAAGGCATAAAACTGCAAAAGTCATAAGAGATTTTCTAGATGAACAGGGATTCCTAGAAATAGAAACTCCTATACTTGGGAAAAGTACGCCAGAAGGTGCCAGGGATTATCTCGTACCCAGCAGAAATTATAAGGGAAAATATTATGCCCTTCCTCAATCACCACAGTTATTTAAACAGCTCTTAATGGTTTCTGGGTATGACAGATATTTTCAAATAGCAAAGTGTTTCAGGGATGAGGATTTAAGAGCTAACAGACAGCCGGAATTTACCCAGGTAGACCTGGAGATTTCCTTTGTAGATCAGGAAGAAGTAATGGATTTGAATGAGCGACTTATTCAAAGGGTATTTAAACAGATACGGGGTGTGGATGTAAAGCTTCCTATAGAAAGAATGACCTATAAAACCGCCATGGATAAGTACGGCAGTGATAAGCCGGATTTAAGGTTTGGTATGGAAATAAATGATATAAGTGAAGTTGTTAAAGGCGTGGATTTTAAAGTATTCCAAAATGCACTGGAAAATGGGGGCTCTGTAAGGGCCATAAAAGTTACCGGTTCTGCTGCCCTTGGGAGAAAACAACTAGATAAGTTAGTTGAATTTGTGAAGACCTATGGTGCCTCAGGGCTTATATGGATGGCTTATAAAAAGGAAGGAATCAAGTGTTCCATATCAAAGTTTCTAACAGAGGAAGATACCCAAAATATATTAAATAAAATGGAAGCGGCAGAGGGAGATTTAATACTTATAGCAGCAGATAAAGATAAAGTTGTATTTGAAAGCTTGGGTGCTCTTAGAATTCACATGGCTAAACAAACGGGAATATTGGAAGGAAATAATGATTTTAAATTTGTATGGATAACTGAATTTCCTCTTTTATCTTATAATGAAGAGGAGAATAGATATCAGGCGGAACATCATCCTTTTGTCATGCCTATGGATGAGGACATACAGTATTTAGAAAGTAATCCTGAAAAGGTAAGGGCAAAGGCCTATGATATAGTGTTAAATGGAGAAGAATTGGGTGGAGGAAGTATAAGGATACATGATACCAAGCTTCAGGAAAAAATGTTTGGGGCAATTGGCATTTCAAAAGACACTGCCTGGAATAAATTCGGATATTTTCTGGAAGCCCTTAAATTTGGACCACCACCTCATGGAGGACTTGCTTATGGATTTGACAGAATGATAATGTTTTTAGCGGGAACTGATAATATAAAAGATGTCATAGCTTTTCCTAAAAACCAAAATGCATTTTGTCCGTTAACAGAAGCACCAAATTCAGTGGATAAATCTCAGCTAAAAGATTTAGGAATAGAAGTAAAATAA